The following coding sequences are from one Carassius auratus strain Wakin chromosome 15, ASM336829v1, whole genome shotgun sequence window:
- the LOC113114812 gene encoding protein EVI2B produces the protein MLQRMPGFSKDTMRTTLCTLVLLFSLPWSLNGHLTTSNKNTVVTNTEENASQLRDYTTDSGTENVVSLSRSIQTRQLTSHSEQQEIRLRTAKGEDETSRRRRNVQYDKLNLTTMSTHPQTQMQDKVTQKEQQKPTESSRTPHTTSVFQTENATEFTKTPNATRADVSPEEKTSSGFYETQKATQETPSTSDITGLHDGQANKTVMDSSDLPTAQATMETSTQPSPMTHAHTSAIANVTDFKPSKDAKTKEGKKVTDKWTSTQGPVRKTSSMTTPKMMLTTTRKTTKKLSPPPSKDKQQANPGSVVAGVIGTTFVLMFIAIIFILVRKRKIQRKQLENSEWAGPSPFLDGDVQPNLLNTEESEAINRQGFNHMSRYISQRLSKHLTFGRNSSEDVLMGDILQGSTFGRQNPDEVQAPNGDPTAARDSMETEENKIQEGQEPVDSSNTKTPGSGSEQETVMESKESKQPDDLTASMSSDPDTVIKPPPPLVSIDLDSLSEEAAPLQTSDGGIIPPAPPLP, from the exons ATGCTTCAGAGGATGCCTGG GTTCTCTAAGGACACCATGAGGACTACTCTTTGCACGCTTGTCTTGCTCTTCTCTCTACCATGGAGTCTAAATGGCCATTTAACGACCAGCAATAAGAATACCGTGGTAACAAACACAGAAGAAAATGCATCACAACTGAGGGACTACACTACTGATTCTGGAACAGAAAATGTGGTTTCGCTTTCAAGAAGCATTCAGACGCGACAACTTACGAGTCACTCGGAGCAGCAAGAGATAAGGCTGAGGACAGCCAAAGGTGAAGATGAGACATCAAGGAGAAGGAGGAATGTACAATATGACAAACTCAACTTAACTACAATGTCGACACACCCTCAAACGCAAATGCAGGACAAGGTAACTCAAAAGGAACAACAAAAACCAACAGAAAGCTCCCGGACACCACATACTACATCTGTTTTTCAAACAGAGAATGCTACAGAATTTACAAAAACACCAAATGCCACAAGGGCAGACGTTTCACCTGAGGAAAAGACAAGCAGTGGATTTTATGAGACACAGAAAGCCACTCAAGAAACACCTTCTACTTCTGATATCACTGGGCTCCATGATGGGCAAGCAAATAAAACAGTCATGGATAGCAGCGATCTTCCAACAGCCCAGGCCACAATGGAGACTTCAACCCAACCAAGCCCAATGACTCATGCCCACACTTCCGCAATAGCAAATGTGACAGATTTCAAACCGAGCAAAGATGCAAAAACcaaagaggggaaaaaagtcaCAGACAAGTGGACAAGCACTCAAGGCCCTGTGCGTAAGACTTCATCTATGACTACGCCAAAGATGATGTTGACGACCACTAGAAAGACCACCAAAAAGCTAAGTCCACCTCCATCAAAAGACAAGCAGCAAGCAAACCCAGGTTCTGTTGTGGCGGGTGTGATTGGCACCACGTTTGTCTTGATGTTCATAGCCATTATCTTTATCTTGGTAAGGAAACGCAAAATCCAAAGAAAGCAGCTAGAAAATTCAGAGTGGGCCGGACCCTCACCGTTTTTGGATGGCGACGTTCAACCGAACCTGCTTAATACAGAGGAATCCGAGGCCATCAATCGACAGGGCTTCAACCACATGTCCAGATACATCTCCCAACGGCTCTCCAAACACCTGACATTCGGGAGGAACTCAAGTGAGGATGTTCTCATGGGGGACATCCTGCAAGGAAGCACGTTTGGCAGACAAAATCCAGATGAGGTCCAAGCCCCCAATGGGGACCCGACAGCTGCTCGAGACTCAATGGAGACAGAAGAAAACAAAATCCAGGAAGGTCAAGAACCTGTGGACTCTTCTAATACCAAAACACCTGGGTCAGGAAGTGAACAAGAAACTGTGATGGAAAGCAAAGAATCTAAGCAGCCTGATGACCTCACTGCATCTATGTCTTCTGACCCGGATACTGTAATTAAACCTCCTCCACCTTTAGTGTCCATAGATCTTGATTCCCTTTCAGAAGAAGCAGCACCTTTGCAAACATCAGATGGTGGGATTattccacctgctccaccactGCCCTAA
- the omg gene encoding oligodendrocyte-myelin glycoprotein has product MEGIRTARTTPASMPTNLLLLLLFGVRVLTICPPMCTCSRGHRAVDCSARGLAILPDSLQHNIHFLNLSHNRLQDLDGLLNHFDHLRTLDISYNHLHHLPVGLPRALWDVRASGNYIRQLEKNDTAYHWNLQNLDLSHNLLERVVLINNTLSNLQSLNLSHNKFWTVPTNMPYNLEMVDLSHNYLLQILPGSLDRLPKLSRFYLHANRFTSLSNGVFSRLDGLQLLTLGDNPWACEDEENTNHLLTWMQQTPAKILGCPCYTRPTCGEAHLANRRTWHSAAFTEPPLGAGARHPGHRAPMQVVTSGYLSKSAQLNVGQYPSAVNSSGPGEQVLIVGGGFLTSTPHSLSTHSSTTIRTRSTKKVLPSRARSTSRQIHICSFEITIWSLLLTVVIHCAC; this is encoded by the exons ATGGAAGGGATCAG GACAGCCCGCACCACACCTGCCTCCATGCCGACTAATCTGTTGCTCCTTCTTCTGTTTGGGGTGCGTGTGCTGACCATTTGCCCTCCAATGTGCACCTGTAGCAGAGGCCATAGAGCTGTGGACTGCTCTGCACGAGGGTTGGCTATACTTCCTGACAGCCTGCAGCACAACATTCATTTCCTCAACTTGTCACATAACCGACTCCAAGATCTCGATGGACTTCTCAACCATTTTGACCACTTAAGAACTCTGGACATCTCGTATAACCATCTGCACCACCTTCCTGTTGGTCTGCCAAGAGCGCTTTGGGATGTACGTGCCTCTGGAAACTACATCCGTCAACTGGAGAAGAACGATACGGCCTACCACTGGAACCTTCAGAATTTGGACTTGTCACACAACTTGCTGGAACGAGTGGTCTTAATTAACAACACATTGTCCAATCTCCAATCTCTCAACCTTAGTCATAACAAATTCTGGACTGTCCCGACAAACATGCCCTACAATCTGGAGATGGTGGACCTCTCTCACAACTACTTGCTGCAGATCTTGCCTGGTTCACTGGATCGCCTTCCCAAACTTTCGAGATTCTACCTGCATGCTAATCGTTTTACCTCATTGAGTAATGGTGTTTTCAGTCGATTGGATGGACTGCAGCTCCTCACACTTGGAGACAACCCTTGGGCTTGTGAGGATGAGGAAAATACAAACCATCTGCTGACCTGGATGCAACAGACCCCTGCAAAGATCTTGGGCTGTCCCTGCTATACAAGGCCTACATGTGGAGAAGCCCACCTGGCCAACAGGAGAACCTGGCACTCAGCTGCATTCACAGAGCCGCCTCTGGGTGCCGGCGCTCGTCATCCTGGCCACCGAGCACCCATGCAGGTAGTTACATCTGGGTACCTGTCCAAGTCAGCCCAGTTGAATGTGGGTCAATATCCAAGCGCTGTTAATTCCTCTGGGCCAGGCGAGCAGGTTCTGATTGTGGGTGGGGGATTTCTCACATCAACTCCACATAGCCTGTCCACACACTCAAGCACAACAATCCGAACGCGTAGCACCAAGAAGGTTCTTCCAAGCAGAGCTCGCAGCACAAGCCGTCAAATCCACATATGCAGCTTTGAAATCACCATTTGGAGCCTTTTATTAACAGTTGTCATCCACTGTGCTTGCTGA